Within Cellulophaga sp. L1A9, the genomic segment TGGCGCTACTGTAAGCCCAGCTTCAGGTTTAGCCCAAGATTTTACAAGTCCTGTTGAGTATACGGTAACCGCTGCTGATGGAACTACGCAAGTCTATACGGTTACGGTGAATTTAGCTCCAGCACTTAGCAGCGATAAGGACATTACTTCATATACTATTGATGGAGAAACGGTGAACAATCCTGCAACAGCATTCACAATTACCCTTCCTGCAGGAACCGATGTTACTGCACTTTCACCTTCCATTACACATACTGGAGCTTCTATCAATCCTGGTTCAGGCGTAGCACAAGATTTTACAAGTCCTGTGAAATATACAGTAACCGCAGCTGATGGAACTACGCAAGTATACACCGTTACGGTGAGTTTAGCACCAGCTCTTAGTAGTACTAAAGACATCACATCATTTAGTATTGACGGAGAAATAGTGAACAATCCTGCAACAGCATTTACAATTACCCTTCCTGCGGGAACTGATGTTACTGCGCTTTCACCTTCCATTACACATACTGGAGCTTCTATCAATCCTGCTTCTGGCGCAGCACAAGATTTTACAAGTCCTGTGAGTTATACCGTAACAGCAGCAGATGGGTCTACACAAGTGTATTCAGTAACCGTTACTGCTCCTGCGCTTAGTAGTACCAAAGAAATCACAGCATTTACAATTGGTGGAGTAAATGGAACCATCACAGGAACGAATATTAGTCTGACTTTACCAGCAGGAACCGATGTTACTGCGCTTTCACCTTCCATTACACATACTGGAGCTTCTATCAGTCCTGCTTCAGGTGTAGCGCAAAATTTTACAAGTCTTGTTGAATATACAGTTACCGCTGCAGATGGAACTACGCAAGTGTATTCAGTGACCGCTACCGCTCCTGCGCTTAGTAGCGATAAAAACATTACTTTATTTATAATTGGAACGGTAAACGGAACTATCACAGGAACGAATATTAGTCTGACTTTACCAGCAGGAACCGATGTTACTGCGCTTTCACCATCTATTACACATACTGGAGCTTCTATCAATCCTGCTTCGGGTGTAGCACAAAATTTTACAAGTCCTGTTGAGTATACGGTTACCGCAGCAGATGGAACTACACAAGTGTATTCAGTGACCGTTACTGTTCCAGCTCTTAGTAGTACCAAAGAAATCACAGCATTTACAATTGGTGGAGTAAGTGGAACCATCACAGGAGCGAATATTAGTCTAGCCTTACCTGCAGGAACTGATGTTACTACACTTTCACCATCTATTACACATACTGGAGCTTCTATCAGTCCTGCTTCAGGTGTAGCGCAAAATTTTACAAGTCCTGTTGAGTATACAGTTACCGCTGCAGATGGAACTACGCAAGTGTATTCAGTGACCGTTACCGCTCCTGCGCTTAGTAGTGATAAAAACATTACTTTATTTATAATTGGAACGGTAAACGGAACTATCACAGGAACGAATATTAGTCTGATTTTACCAGCAGGAACCGATGTTACTGCGCTTTCACCTTCCATTACACATACTGGAGTTTCTATCAATCCTGCTACTGGTGCAGCACAAGACTTTTCTAGTCCTGTGAGTTATACTGTAACAGCAGCGGACGGGTCTACACAAGTGTATTTAGTGACTGTAACTGCTCCTGCGCTTAGTAGTGATAAAGACATTACTTTATTTATTATTAATGGGGAGGTAGTAAATAATCCTTCATCAGCATTTACCATTACCCTTCCAGCAGGGACAGATGTTACCACATTAAGTCCTACCATAGTACATGAGGGAAACTCGATCAGTCCTGCTTCAGATGTAGCGCAAAATTTTACAAGTCCTGTTGATTATACGGTTACCGCTGCAGATGGAACAACACAAGTGTATTCAGTAACTGTGACTGCTCCTGCGCTTAGTAGTACCAAAGCAATCACATCATTTACAATTAATGGAACGAATGGAACTTTCTCAGGAACAAATATAACTGTGAGACTACCGTACGGAACTGAAGTAACTGCATCAACACCCTCAATAACTTATAATGGTGCTACTATTGTACCTAATGCAGGAGTATCTCAAAATTTCACAAATCCAATCACTTATACGGTAACGGCAGATGATAATACAACACAATCGTATATTGTTACGGTAATTGTACCATCTGCTATGTTCAATCAACTCACAGGGGAATTAACTGCTGAAGCCGGAACAGAAATAACAATAAGATTACAATATAATGATGTAGATGATGATGGTCTTTCCCGTTTAGAAGCTAATTCTAGCTCAGGAACTAACCTTGGTGATGCCTATGTATACTGGGGAAGTGGTGATTTAGTTGAAGATAGTTTTACTTTTCTAATGCCAGATGATAATGTCGCATACATTAGTGGATTCATTGATACAGGAGAATATGGCCCTGGAGAAACCCAATTTTTCATTTCTGCAGTTGGTTTTTCCACCTCAGAAAGTATGTATACATCTGGAGGTACAAGTACATTCCCAGAATAGTAAAAAATAATTTATAAATATTTACAAATTATTTTTTGAATATTTAAAGAATCTAACATGAAAAATATAGGGCTCTGTTTTAGTTTAATTTTATTAGTGATAATTAGCTGCACCAAAGAGGTAGGTCTTTATACAGAGGTAGAATTTGAAATTTCAGAAACTCATGTGGCAGATGGTTTTATCAATACACCTCTCGCGACTTCCATTACGGTTACTCCAGAAGAATTGGTAGATAGCTATTCTTATACGTATTCCTATAAAATTAATACAGGCGAAGGGTATTTTCAAGATGAATCTGGAGCTACTATTTCGGAAGGAGATAAAATAGGGTTGAATCCATTATCAGCCTCACTGAATTATATTGCCACAAAAATTGGCGATCACTCGATAACTTTTACCGCAGAAGATACTTTTGGTTTTGCGGAAGCAGTAACTTTAAGTTATACTATATCAAACGTTCCCGTTTCTTGGACTGCTACAGGTCCTACAGGACAAGTTTTATTAGGTACATCACAAGATATCACTGTTGTTTTAGGGAGTGAAACTACAGGTACAGGAGTTACATATGAAAGAAACTATTCGTTTACAGAAGGAACAGGTAACCTAACTTCTTCTCCAACCGGAACAAGCGAAACCTTAAATGAATTTGTTAGCATTTTACCAGGAACGTATACCCTAACGTATGTTTCTACTGAAGTAGGACAAACAACTTTGGAGTTTTTATTAAAAGATTCAAACGGACAAGAAATAGTTAAAACCGTAAGTTTTGAAGTTGTAGATGAGCTTTCTACAGAAAAGGAAATTACATCATTTATAGTAAACGGAGTAGCAGGAACTCCTAGTGGAACTTCCATTAACCTTGTACTTCCTGAAGGTACTGACTTAACTGCTTTATCTCCAGTAATTATACATACAGGAGCAAGTATTTCCCCAGAATCAGAAACAACTCAAGACTTTACGAATCCAGTAATTTATACGGTTACGGCTCAAGATCAAACGATACAAGAATATACCGTTACTTTAAGTGTCGAAGGAAATGATGCTAAAGATATTACTGATTTTATAATTGATGGAGTTGATGGAATTATTACAGGAACCAATATTTCCGTAATCTTACCAGCAGGAACAGATGTTACCGCATTAAATCTTACTGTTATTCATACTGGTGCTTCTGTAAATCCTACTTCTGGAGTAGCGCAAGACTTTACCAATCCTGTGGAGTATACCGTTACCGCAGCAGATGGAACTACTAAAGTGTATACTATTACGGTGAGTTTAGCTCCAGCCCTTAGTAGTGATAATGACATTACATCATTTAGTATTGATGGAGTTGCTGGCGTTATATCAGGAACAACAATTACAGTATCACTTCCTGCTGGAACAGATGTAAGTACTTTAACGCCTGCAATAATTCATAATGGAAATACTATAAATCCAGATACAGGAATAGCTCAAGATTTTACAAACCCGATTACCTATACGGTGACAGCTGATAACTTAGATACTCAAGAATATTCGGTAACGGTTATTATGCCTACCCTTAGTGATACGAAGGATATTACATCATTTAGTATTGACGGAGTTGCTGGTGTTATTTCAGGAACAACGATTACGGTAACACTTCCTGCCGGAACAGATGCGAGTAGTTTAACACCTGCAATAATTCATAATGGAAATACTATAAATCCAGATACAGGGGTGGCTCAAGACTTTACAAACCCTGTAGAATATACTGTTGCTGCTGCAAATGGAAGTACTAAAGCATACAATGTTACAATAGTAGTTTCATCGATTGATTTTGAACTGACTTCTACTGTAACAGATGATTCATTTGGAGTTACTGGATTTTATGAAAGAGTAAATGTAAGTGCCAACCAATCTTTAAGTTACACTGTAAAATATACGAATAATTTTAATCTACCATTTGCAGGTTATAATTCAGGAGATGAATATACAATTGAAAGTTTTAATATAATTAATGAGTTTTATAATCCTCAAGATATAATCGGAGATCACATCTTAAATTTTGATGTAACTTCAGGTGGAATAACAAAGACAACAACGATTAGTATTAATTATACATTGATTGGTTTGAAAAGTACAGCTCCGGATTATGATATAAATATTTTCGACTCATCAGAAGGATTTCTTGACATAATACATTCGACACTATTATTAAATAATAATATTGATGTAAGAGTTACTCATTATGCTGGAGGTTCGGGATCTTGGCTTGCTGGTAATTATCTTGGCAGCACTTTTAACTATAAATTAAATGAATGGACATTATTTACTGATTACAGTACATACGCTCTTTTCGGATTTAAATTCTCTTTAAATGACGGGGAACTCGCTATGGCCAAAATAGAAATAAGAGATGAAAATGATCAAATAATAAGCACAACCTATCGAAGAGTTGGCTTAAGTCCTTATGATTTTGATTCCGCCTGGGATGGTCAACAATAACCAAATTTTTAGCCTATTTTTATAAATTGTCGTGCATAAAATTATCATTTCAAATACTATATTTCAAAAAAACAGAATATAACTTGATGTATATTATTGCGCAGTAAAAGAATCTAACTTAATGTAATAAGTTCAACATCAAGAAAGTTAAAGTACAAAATACCCACTCGAGGAAGAATAAAAAAAAGATATATCGGCGAACACGCCCAATTAAAGCAAGTAGACGACAATCTAGAAGTTATAATCCAAAGAGTTGCCCTAAGTTTAAGACCATAAGTTGTTAAAAAAAAGAATGGAGATATCGAAGTTGATTTAATGATGGAAAGCAATATTAAATCAACATCTAAATACTAAAACTTATTTTAAAAAACCTTGCACTTCACAAAATAAAAATACTTTAGAAAGAGTGTCTAAGAAAAAATAAAAGAGGTTGAAAAATTATTAAATTACAATCCTTTTAAAAAGTATAATTATTATTTAAATTTTGAAGTTGTAATTTAAAAAGTTAAAATTATCCATTCAGACTTTGGTAAAGCCTAACATATTTATATTTTATTAAGATTTGGTACTAGCAATTATACACTAACTAATATACTTCCAAATATTTTTATGGGTAACTAATTGTGCATAGGTATAATTAATTACGGCATTCTCATCTTTAGCAAGGGTGGGGTCGTCTTTTAAGAGTTGTAAAGCATAGTAACGGGCTGTTTTTAGAATGTCATTGTCTCGGACGATATCTGCAATCTTTAGATTTAGCATGCCGCTTTGCTGGGTTCCCATTAAATCTCCAGGACCACGGAGTTTTAAGTCCACCTCTGCGATTTCAAAACCGTCGTTGGTACGGACCATCGTTTCCAACCGCGTTTTTGCTTCTGCAGATAGTTTAAAACTGGTCATCAGAATACAAAAACTTTGGTCTGCTCCACGGCCAACACGCCCGCGTAATTGGTGCAATTGTGATAATCCAAAGCGTTCCGCACTTTCTATAATCATCACAGAAGCATTGGGTACATTAACGCCCACTTCTATAACTGTTGTTGCTACCATAATCTGCGTTTCACCCTTTACAAAACGCTGCATTTCATATTCTTTATCCACAGGTTTCATTTGCCCATGTACAATAGAAATTTGATATTCAGGCTGTGGAAAATCACGCGCAATACTTTCATAGCCATCCATTAAATCCTTATAATCCAAGGCTTCAGATTCTTGAATTAAAGGATAAACCACATAGATCTGTCTTCCTTTTTTAATTTCCTCCCGGATAAAATGAAATACTTTTAATCGGTTAGAATCATACCGATGTACTGTTTTAATAGGCTTACGACCTGGAGGTAATTCATCAATCACAGAAATATCTAAATCGCCATACAAACTCATCGCCAAGGTTCTGGGGATTGGCGTGGCTGTCATCACTAAAACATGTGGTGGTATCGTATTCTTATGCCATAATTTAGAACGCTGTGCTACACCAAAACGATGCTGTTCATCTACAATGGCCAAGCCTAAATTTTTATACTGCACTTTATCCTCCAATAGGGCATGGGTGCCTATTAAAATTTGAAGTTCCCCACTTTCTAACTGCTCGTGTATCACCTTTCGAGAGGACTTTTTAACGGAACCAGTTAATAGCGAAACCGTAATGCCCACGCCTTCTAACAGTTCTTGGATACCTACAAAATGTTGATTCGCTAAAATCTCTGTAGGTGCCATCAAGCAGGCCTGAAATCCGTTATCAATTGCTAATAACATCGCCATTAAAGCAACGATTGTTTTACCTGAACCAACATCACCTTGCAATAGCCTATTCATTTGTGCATTGCTCCCTAAGTCTGCCCGAATTTCTTTCAGAACTCGTTTTTGTGCATTTGTAAGATCAAATGGCAAATGGTTGCTGTAAAAATCATTAAAAATAGTACCTACCTTATCAAAAGGAAAGCCTTTAATACGCTTTTTATGCAACATATTCTTAGCAATGAGTTGCAGCTGAATATAAAAAAGCTCTTCAAATTTTAATCGGAATTGAGCTTTGGCTAAAAGTTCTTGATTTTTAGGGAAGTGAATATTAAACATCGCTTCACTCTTAGAAATTAAATGGAGCTCTTCTATAATTTTAGGAGAGAGTGCTTCCGTAAACTTCCCATTCAGTTCTACAAATATCTGCTGAATTAACTTACTTAGTACTCTATTGGTAATCCCTTTATTACTCAGTTTCTCTGTAGAAGGATACACGGGTTGCATGTATATCTTTAAACCCTTTTCATGATCCACAAGTAATTCCATTTCTGGGTGTGGCATTGAAAAAGTGCCATTGTAAAAATTAGTTTTTCCGAAAACTACATAGGGTACATTGATCTTCAAATTCTCACGAATCCATTTCTGCCCTCTAAACCATACCAATTCCATTTTACCTGTATCATCTATAAAGGTTGCAACTAAGCGGTTCCCTTTTTTTTGTGCTACAGATTTAATATGGGTAATTTTTCCAACTACCTGAACCTCTGAAGAATTTTGCTGTAATAGCTTAATTTTATAGTACTGTGTCTTATCAATATAGCGATGAGGAAATAGATTGATAAGATCTTGATAGGTTTGAATGCCAAGCTCTGACTGCAAACTATTAGCCCTATTAGGACCAACACCTTTTAAATAAGCAATGGGAGTTTGTAAAAAATTTGCATTCATGCGACTAAAATACTCCTTAGAAACAAAGGAACAAAAACCAAATTGCTTATTTTGGTATTGATTTTGAATTTTATTAAAATATGCGGAATTTATTTTTAACTTTTATCTGTTTTCTTTCTACTTTTTTAAATGCTCAAGAGCAGAAATCGGTCGATTTTATCTCTGGTACAGCTTCACTTTCTATTCTTCCTAAGGAAAAGCAAATTATAGGCACGGTAACCTATTCTTTTGAGGTTTTAAAAGATGTGGATAGTATTTTTCTAGATGCTAAAAACATCAATTTTACAGCCCTAAAACTTAATGGTAAAAAAGTTAAGTATGTTAATGATGAAAAACATATTATTATAAAAAAACGGTTTAAGAAAGGAAAATCACAGACACTACATCTTTCTTATGTAGCGCAACCTAAGCAAACCGTTTATTTTATTGGTTGGGATGATGCTACTAGTACAAATAAACAAGTTTGGACACAGGGTCAGGGAAAATACACTAGCCAATGGTTGCCAAGTTTTGATGATATGAATGAAAAAGTGGTCTTTGACTTAAATATTACGTTTGATTCTGATTATCAAGTAATTGCCAATGGTATATTAATTGACGCCAAAAAAAACG encodes:
- a CDS encoding DUF5018 domain-containing protein, which gives rise to MKTTTKYILASIALLALIIACTKEVGLYTEVEFEITEEHEVDGFISTPLATFLTVTPEELLEDLSYSFSYKINSGAGYFQDVAGTTIQEGEKASFNPLSASLDYIPTTIGGHSVTFTASDTFGFTEEITLTYTITNIPVTWTATGPTDPVLLGSSQSITVILGNEAAVTGATYQRNYSFSEGSGNLYTAAPESNTITVNDFVSIEPGTYQLEYISNELGVTTIEFLLRDSNEQELIATVTFEVVDELSTEKEITSFMINGEAGTITGTIIDVILPEGTDLTALAPVIIHAGASISPESETNQDFSNPVVYTVTAQDETIQAYTVNCSIEGDDSKDITDFAINGVDGTITGTNISVTLPAATDVTALEPTVTHTGATVSPASGVAQDFTSPVIYTITAEDASMQEYTVTVTMTQSDSKDITTFTIDGVDGTITGTDIILTLPSTTDVTELEPTVTHTGATVSPVSGVAQDFTNPVIYTVTAEDASTKEYTVTVTIAQSDSKDITTFTIDGINGTIVGTNISVTLPSTTDVTALESTVTHTGATVSPASGLAQDFTSPVEYTVTAADGTTQVYTVTVNLAPALSSDKDITSYTIDGETVNNPATAFTITLPAGTDVTALSPSITHTGASINPGSGVAQDFTSPVKYTVTAADGTTQVYTVTVSLAPALSSTKDITSFSIDGEIVNNPATAFTITLPAGTDVTALSPSITHTGASINPASGAAQDFTSPVSYTVTAADGSTQVYSVTVTAPALSSTKEITAFTIGGVNGTITGTNISLTLPAGTDVTALSPSITHTGASISPASGVAQNFTSLVEYTVTAADGTTQVYSVTATAPALSSDKNITLFIIGTVNGTITGTNISLTLPAGTDVTALSPSITHTGASINPASGVAQNFTSPVEYTVTAADGTTQVYSVTVTVPALSSTKEITAFTIGGVSGTITGANISLALPAGTDVTTLSPSITHTGASISPASGVAQNFTSPVEYTVTAADGTTQVYSVTVTAPALSSDKNITLFIIGTVNGTITGTNISLILPAGTDVTALSPSITHTGVSINPATGAAQDFSSPVSYTVTAADGSTQVYLVTVTAPALSSDKDITLFIINGEVVNNPSSAFTITLPAGTDVTTLSPTIVHEGNSISPASDVAQNFTSPVDYTVTAADGTTQVYSVTVTAPALSSTKAITSFTINGTNGTFSGTNITVRLPYGTEVTASTPSITYNGATIVPNAGVSQNFTNPITYTVTADDNTTQSYIVTVIVPSAMFNQLTGELTAEAGTEITIRLQYNDVDDDGLSRLEANSSSGTNLGDAYVYWGSGDLVEDSFTFLMPDDNVAYISGFIDTGEYGPGETQFFISAVGFSTSESMYTSGGTSTFPE
- the recG gene encoding ATP-dependent DNA helicase RecG, producing the protein MNANFLQTPIAYLKGVGPNRANSLQSELGIQTYQDLINLFPHRYIDKTQYYKIKLLQQNSSEVQVVGKITHIKSVAQKKGNRLVATFIDDTGKMELVWFRGQKWIRENLKINVPYVVFGKTNFYNGTFSMPHPEMELLVDHEKGLKIYMQPVYPSTEKLSNKGITNRVLSKLIQQIFVELNGKFTEALSPKIIEELHLISKSEAMFNIHFPKNQELLAKAQFRLKFEELFYIQLQLIAKNMLHKKRIKGFPFDKVGTIFNDFYSNHLPFDLTNAQKRVLKEIRADLGSNAQMNRLLQGDVGSGKTIVALMAMLLAIDNGFQACLMAPTEILANQHFVGIQELLEGVGITVSLLTGSVKKSSRKVIHEQLESGELQILIGTHALLEDKVQYKNLGLAIVDEQHRFGVAQRSKLWHKNTIPPHVLVMTATPIPRTLAMSLYGDLDISVIDELPPGRKPIKTVHRYDSNRLKVFHFIREEIKKGRQIYVVYPLIQESEALDYKDLMDGYESIARDFPQPEYQISIVHGQMKPVDKEYEMQRFVKGETQIMVATTVIEVGVNVPNASVMIIESAERFGLSQLHQLRGRVGRGADQSFCILMTSFKLSAEAKTRLETMVRTNDGFEIAEVDLKLRGPGDLMGTQQSGMLNLKIADIVRDNDILKTARYYALQLLKDDPTLAKDENAVINYTYAQLVTHKNIWKYIS
- a CDS encoding DUF5018 domain-containing protein, giving the protein MKNIGLCFSLILLVIISCTKEVGLYTEVEFEISETHVADGFINTPLATSITVTPEELVDSYSYTYSYKINTGEGYFQDESGATISEGDKIGLNPLSASLNYIATKIGDHSITFTAEDTFGFAEAVTLSYTISNVPVSWTATGPTGQVLLGTSQDITVVLGSETTGTGVTYERNYSFTEGTGNLTSSPTGTSETLNEFVSILPGTYTLTYVSTEVGQTTLEFLLKDSNGQEIVKTVSFEVVDELSTEKEITSFIVNGVAGTPSGTSINLVLPEGTDLTALSPVIIHTGASISPESETTQDFTNPVIYTVTAQDQTIQEYTVTLSVEGNDAKDITDFIIDGVDGIITGTNISVILPAGTDVTALNLTVIHTGASVNPTSGVAQDFTNPVEYTVTAADGTTKVYTITVSLAPALSSDNDITSFSIDGVAGVISGTTITVSLPAGTDVSTLTPAIIHNGNTINPDTGIAQDFTNPITYTVTADNLDTQEYSVTVIMPTLSDTKDITSFSIDGVAGVISGTTITVTLPAGTDASSLTPAIIHNGNTINPDTGVAQDFTNPVEYTVAAANGSTKAYNVTIVVSSIDFELTSTVTDDSFGVTGFYERVNVSANQSLSYTVKYTNNFNLPFAGYNSGDEYTIESFNIINEFYNPQDIIGDHILNFDVTSGGITKTTTISINYTLIGLKSTAPDYDINIFDSSEGFLDIIHSTLLLNNNIDVRVTHYAGGSGSWLAGNYLGSTFNYKLNEWTLFTDYSTYALFGFKFSLNDGELAMAKIEIRDENDQIISTTYRRVGLSPYDFDSAWDGQQ